One window from the genome of Pyrobaculum ferrireducens encodes:
- a CDS encoding S-methyl-5'-thioadenosine phosphorylase, with product MVKLTTPPKSPKELGFDEFPAIGIIGGSGLYDPGIFENAVEVQIHTPYGLPSDNVVVGRVSGRVVAFLPRHGRGHKYPPHKIPYRANIYALHALGVKSIIAVSAVGSLRPDYAPGDFVVPDQFVDMTKGREYTFYDGPRTCHVQIGLEPFTQEIRQVLIETARKYNKTHDGGCYVCIEGPRFSTKAESRIWREVFGCDIIGMTLVPEINLARELGMCYGLIALVTDYDIWVPHQPVTAEAVEKMMIEKLGIIKKVVAEAVPRLPAEMPKCGEVLKYACV from the coding sequence ATGGTTAAGCTAACCACCCCGCCGAAGAGCCCCAAGGAACTTGGATTTGACGAATTTCCCGCTATTGGCATAATCGGCGGGAGCGGCTTGTACGACCCTGGCATTTTTGAAAACGCTGTGGAGGTGCAGATACACACCCCCTACGGCCTCCCCTCAGACAACGTCGTTGTGGGCCGCGTATCGGGGCGTGTTGTGGCGTTTCTCCCGAGACACGGCAGGGGGCATAAATACCCGCCTCATAAAATACCGTACAGGGCAAACATATATGCGCTACACGCCCTGGGCGTTAAGTCGATCATCGCCGTCAGCGCAGTAGGCTCGCTGAGGCCGGACTACGCCCCCGGCGACTTCGTAGTGCCGGACCAGTTCGTGGACATGACTAAGGGGAGGGAGTACACCTTCTACGACGGGCCTAGGACTTGCCACGTGCAGATAGGGCTGGAGCCCTTTACGCAAGAAATTAGACAGGTACTGATAGAGACGGCGCGTAAGTACAACAAGACGCACGACGGGGGGTGCTATGTCTGTATAGAGGGGCCTAGGTTCAGTACAAAAGCCGAGTCGAGGATTTGGAGAGAGGTGTTTGGCTGCGACATCATCGGCATGACGCTGGTGCCTGAGATTAACCTAGCCCGCGAGCTTGGGATGTGCTACGGCTTAATCGCCCTAGTCACCGACTACGACATATGGGTGCCGCACCAGCCGGTGACCGCAGAGGCTGTGGAGAAAATGATGATAGAGAAGCTCGGCATCATTAAGAAAGTGGTTGCAGAGGCTGTTCCAAGGCTACCCGCCGAGATGCCTAAATGCGGCGAGGTGCTGAAATACGCCTGTGTCTAA
- a CDS encoding translation initiation factor IF-5A produces the protein MSTKYVEAGELKEGSYVVIDGEPCRVVEIEKSKTGKHGSAKARIVAVGVFDGGKRTLSLPVDAQVEVPIIEKFTAQVLSMSGDVIQLMDMRDYKTIEVPMKYIEEEAKGRLAPGAEVEVWQILDRYKITRVK, from the coding sequence ATGTCGACTAAATACGTCGAGGCAGGCGAGCTTAAAGAGGGGTCCTACGTCGTTATTGACGGCGAGCCTTGCCGCGTCGTGGAGATCGAAAAGTCGAAGACCGGGAAGCACGGTAGCGCCAAGGCGCGTATAGTGGCTGTGGGGGTGTTCGACGGAGGGAAGAGGACCTTGAGCCTTCCAGTTGATGCACAGGTGGAAGTCCCCATCATCGAAAAATTCACCGCACAGGTCTTATCAATGTCCGGCGACGTAATTCAGCTGATGGATATGCGCGACTACAAGACTATTGAAGTACCTATGAAGTACATCGAGGAGGAGGCCAAGGGGAGGCTTGCCCCCGGCGCGGAAGTAGAGGTCTGGCAGATACTAGACCGCTACAAGATAACTAGAGTTAAGTAG
- a CDS encoding DUF655 domain-containing protein: protein MRGRREEYAYVVDILPPEVAVYKLPPKIRREFPHDVSYAHLVGEDHFTLLEVTLKKGTVVEIGERVYVGQGQRDKVDKIVRRIRYDDLQPQGRENLNAVVRKIVEQQESRFVKWLNEAGPITLKLHSLELLKGIGKKKVQEILEERKKRPFTSYEDVKQRAGIDIVELITERILREITGEDSYYLFALPPPQHAEQ, encoded by the coding sequence ATGAGAGGCCGGAGAGAAGAGTACGCATATGTAGTTGACATACTGCCGCCGGAGGTGGCGGTGTATAAACTACCTCCTAAAATTAGGAGAGAGTTTCCACACGACGTATCCTACGCCCACCTCGTCGGCGAGGATCACTTCACGTTGTTAGAAGTGACGCTTAAGAAGGGAACCGTGGTTGAGATAGGCGAGAGGGTATACGTGGGGCAGGGCCAGAGAGACAAAGTAGATAAAATTGTTAGGAGGATTAGGTACGACGACCTCCAGCCGCAGGGCCGGGAGAACCTCAACGCCGTGGTGAGGAAAATAGTGGAGCAACAGGAAAGCAGATTTGTGAAGTGGCTAAACGAGGCGGGTCCAATAACACTCAAACTTCACAGCCTAGAGCTGTTGAAAGGCATAGGAAAGAAGAAGGTACAGGAGATACTAGAGGAGCGGAAGAAGCGCCCATTCACGTCTTACGAAGACGTGAAGCAGAGAGCCGGAATTGACATAGTGGAGCTCATCACTGAGAGGATATTGAGAGAAATAACCGGTGAAGATAGCTACTACCTCTTTGCCCTGCCCCCACCGCAACACGCCGAGCAGTAA
- a CDS encoding RNA polymerase Rpb4 family protein, which translates to MSVKKIRKSEEVPHASALAILREVAATTQLSDEQRKTLDYLEKVTKRTRENAESLVKQLVEKFGFAKITAIQLVNLSIDSVEELRTVLSHLERREYSDSELREIFKLLTGQ; encoded by the coding sequence GTGAGCGTTAAAAAAATCCGCAAGTCTGAAGAGGTGCCGCATGCCAGCGCCCTCGCCATACTGAGGGAGGTAGCCGCCACAACTCAGCTGTCGGACGAGCAGAGAAAGACGCTTGACTACCTAGAAAAAGTGACAAAGAGGACGCGGGAGAACGCGGAAAGCTTGGTGAAGCAGTTAGTAGAGAAGTTCGGATTCGCCAAGATCACAGCGATACAGCTGGTAAATCTCTCAATAGACAGCGTAGAGGAGTTGAGGACAGTGTTATCGCATCTCGAAAGGAGGGAGTACTCAGACAGCGAGTTGAGAGAAATCTTCAAGTTACTAACTGGGCAATGA
- a CDS encoding 50S ribosomal protein L21e has protein sequence MVKRTHGYRYKSRKLLRKKPRERGAPGLSRLLYEYKPGDQVVIDIDPTYISNAPHRRYQGKVGVVVGVRGRAYVVETYLGDKKKVIITTPEHLRPYQGGS, from the coding sequence ATGGTTAAGAGGACACACGGCTACCGCTATAAATCTAGGAAACTGCTTAGAAAAAAGCCTAGAGAGAGGGGGGCCCCCGGCCTTTCGAGGCTGTTGTACGAGTACAAGCCAGGGGATCAAGTCGTAATAGATATAGACCCCACCTACATATCCAACGCCCCCCACAGACGCTACCAGGGCAAAGTCGGCGTAGTCGTCGGCGTCAGGGGCAGGGCGTATGTAGTAGAAACCTACCTAGGTGACAAGAAGAAGGTTATTATAACGACGCCGGAGCACCTAAGGCCGTATCAAGGGGGTAGCTGA
- a CDS encoding ATP/GTP-binding protein, whose product MYTVFFIGTAGSGKSTLVAALSTWMEEQGFDVGVVNLDPAAEYLPYVPDIDIRDRVSARKVMKQYKLGPNASIIAAVDMVVTEAERIKEEMEVVGAPIYLIDTPGQMELFAFRQSGAYLVQKLSDTHSLVVYVADAVYIQTIDGFATTMLLALSSRIRFKKPQILAVNKADLLTEEAIVNITNWSEDPETLLESIDLPSYEKEILRSVANMGGFVEPIFVSAKTGDGLDKLYYQLQIHYTGGEDAQLPP is encoded by the coding sequence ATGTACACGGTATTTTTTATCGGGACGGCGGGGTCGGGGAAGTCCACCCTAGTCGCGGCCCTATCTACATGGATGGAGGAACAAGGATTCGACGTAGGGGTTGTGAACTTAGATCCGGCGGCGGAGTACCTGCCCTACGTTCCCGATATAGATATTAGAGATAGGGTAAGCGCGAGGAAAGTAATGAAGCAGTACAAGCTGGGCCCCAACGCCTCTATAATAGCGGCGGTTGACATGGTGGTAACTGAGGCTGAGAGGATAAAAGAGGAGATGGAGGTAGTTGGGGCTCCGATATACTTAATAGATACTCCCGGCCAAATGGAGCTCTTCGCCTTTAGACAAAGCGGCGCCTACCTAGTACAGAAGCTTTCAGACACGCATTCTCTAGTGGTGTATGTGGCAGACGCCGTGTATATACAGACTATCGACGGCTTCGCCACAACCATGTTGCTGGCGCTCTCAAGCCGGATAAGGTTCAAGAAGCCGCAGATCCTGGCTGTGAATAAGGCAGATCTCCTCACGGAAGAGGCAATTGTCAACATCACCAACTGGTCTGAGGATCCCGAGACTCTGCTAGAGTCTATAGATCTGCCAAGCTACGAGAAGGAGATTCTGAGATCAGTCGCCAACATGGGCGGCTTCGTGGAGCCGATATTTGTCTCGGCTAAAACGGGGGATGGCCTAGACAAGCTCTACTACCAGTTACAGATACACTACACAGGTGGGGAGGACGCTCAGCTACCCCCTTGA
- a CDS encoding signal recognition particle subunit SRP19/SEC65 family protein, producing MKKKGGRILWLAYLDSATPRSKGRLLPKSLAVNRPTLQEVAQALEKLGYKFQVYPGKRYPPLWYEERLQGYVVVESSEKIHVLAAKVAAVIREARS from the coding sequence ATGAAGAAAAAAGGCGGAAGAATCCTCTGGCTCGCATACCTAGACTCAGCCACCCCCCGCTCCAAGGGGAGGCTACTACCTAAAAGCCTAGCTGTGAATAGGCCAACGTTGCAAGAGGTGGCCCAGGCCCTTGAGAAGCTTGGCTACAAATTCCAGGTTTATCCAGGAAAGAGATATCCCCCCCTGTGGTACGAAGAGAGGCTACAGGGCTACGTGGTGGTTGAGAGTAGCGAGAAGATACATGTCTTAGCCGCCAAGGTCGCCGCTGTGATTAGAGAGGCACGTAGTTGA
- a CDS encoding 30S ribosomal protein S8e, which translates to MKLGAYYKGGDLKKPSGGKKRKVRKTKKKALGGGPPQIPKLSEADVRVVERVRGGNLKVRLREVRYANVYLPKERRSAKAKIVSIVSTPANPDFARRNYIVKGAVIQTEVGRAVVTSRPGQDGVVNAVLVE; encoded by the coding sequence GTGAAACTAGGCGCCTATTACAAAGGAGGAGATCTGAAAAAGCCCTCTGGCGGCAAGAAGAGAAAAGTTAGAAAAACTAAGAAAAAGGCCTTAGGCGGCGGCCCGCCTCAGATTCCAAAACTCAGCGAGGCCGACGTAAGAGTGGTGGAGAGGGTGAGAGGCGGCAATCTCAAGGTGAGGCTGAGAGAGGTGAGGTACGCCAACGTCTATCTGCCTAAGGAGAGGCGGAGTGCAAAAGCTAAAATTGTGTCCATCGTCTCAACTCCGGCGAATCCAGATTTTGCACGACGTAACTACATAGTCAAGGGCGCGGTTATCCAGACGGAGGTGGGCAGGGCAGTGGTCACCTCCCGCCCCGGCCAAGACGGCGTCGTAAACGCAGTACTTGTAGAATGA
- a CDS encoding Gar1/Naf1 family protein encodes MRRIGHALHYSRLGNLVVKLSEVPPLYVNIYTYTMKKVGVLYDVIGNVKNPYGLVKPATRDDSVVGQALYVRPQDIEKRRRK; translated from the coding sequence ATGAGACGTATTGGTCATGCTCTTCACTACTCCCGTCTGGGGAACCTCGTGGTGAAACTCTCGGAGGTTCCCCCCCTCTACGTAAACATATACACATACACGATGAAAAAAGTCGGAGTCTTGTACGACGTTATTGGAAATGTGAAAAATCCCTATGGTTTAGTGAAGCCGGCGACACGCGACGACTCGGTAGTAGGTCAAGCTCTCTATGTGAGGCCGCAAGATATTGAGAAGAGGCGGAGGAAATGA
- a CDS encoding TFIIB-type zinc ribbon-containing protein: MTRRLIFEVEEYSCSVCGSVNEVVVDYERGQVICKNCGTVLRDGIADLGPEWRKPESSRAYSGPMGSSLGDIEYGNVKVIDKIKAISLKKFSRPISTPLERVEADIREFLESAREKLGIPRNIIEDSVMLYKKLYEAGYRAPRLESYAATLYFSLKRHGVAAITLKKVIEGLGVDRSSFVSAYMELMNIASKLGIKPPRVDPKIYIPKIVSALGIGDEKSAEVQRIAVDILRYIISIPRVRNGRKPQVLAAAAVYYACYIAGVEVTQKEVAKAADSTEGPVRELLKDLSDVLFVEVSV; this comes from the coding sequence ATGACGCGGAGGTTAATATTCGAAGTGGAGGAGTATAGCTGCTCTGTATGCGGCTCTGTTAACGAGGTAGTTGTAGACTACGAGCGGGGTCAGGTCATCTGTAAGAACTGCGGCACAGTACTGAGAGACGGCATAGCTGATCTAGGACCTGAGTGGAGGAAGCCAGAGTCGTCAAGAGCGTATTCAGGCCCCATGGGCTCTTCTCTCGGCGATATTGAGTACGGCAATGTTAAAGTTATTGACAAAATCAAGGCTATTAGCTTGAAGAAGTTTTCACGACCCATCTCCACGCCTCTAGAAAGAGTTGAGGCGGATATAAGGGAATTCCTGGAATCAGCCAGAGAAAAGCTGGGGATTCCTAGGAATATAATAGAGGATTCTGTAATGCTGTACAAAAAGCTCTACGAGGCAGGGTATAGAGCCCCCAGGCTGGAGAGCTATGCAGCTACTCTGTACTTTTCTTTAAAGAGACACGGCGTCGCCGCAATTACCTTAAAGAAAGTCATAGAGGGGCTCGGCGTTGACCGCTCTAGCTTCGTATCGGCATATATGGAATTGATGAACATAGCGAGTAAACTCGGCATCAAGCCCCCGCGGGTAGATCCCAAGATCTACATCCCCAAGATCGTCTCGGCGCTGGGGATCGGCGACGAGAAGTCCGCGGAGGTGCAACGCATAGCTGTGGATATTCTCCGCTACATAATATCCATCCCCCGCGTTAGAAACGGCAGGAAGCCCCAGGTCCTAGCCGCAGCGGCTGTCTACTATGCTTGTTACATAGCTGGCGTCGAGGTTACGCAGAAGGAGGTTGCAAAGGCCGCGGACTCCACCGAGGGGCCTGTGAGGGAGTTGTTAAAAGACCTCTCCGATGTTTTATTCGTCGAGGTGTCTGTGTAG
- a CDS encoding MarR family winged helix-turn-helix transcriptional regulator — protein sequence MATQEYNEESDVLTEVEIQILQGLERLGGSYQQRNLWKYIGIDSKTGLPILARLEKRGLIVRERVGGNKRGMYVIRLTDKAYKLLSKIHEEAVEHLVISVETLPEEYRLLLSIPCTYCPYSDRCGVSFIAPQSCELLARWFYRLKP from the coding sequence GTGGCTACGCAGGAATATAACGAGGAATCTGACGTACTCACAGAGGTGGAGATCCAGATCTTGCAGGGCCTGGAGAGGCTTGGGGGTAGTTACCAACAGCGAAATCTCTGGAAGTACATCGGCATAGACAGCAAGACAGGTCTTCCAATCCTCGCCAGGCTTGAAAAGAGGGGCTTAATAGTAAGGGAGAGAGTTGGGGGGAACAAGAGGGGTATGTACGTGATTAGGCTGACGGACAAAGCGTATAAGCTCCTTAGTAAAATTCACGAGGAGGCGGTTGAACATCTTGTCATAAGTGTAGAGACCCTCCCAGAGGAGTATAGACTTCTCCTCTCCATCCCGTGTACGTACTGCCCCTATTCCGATAGATGCGGCGTCAGCTTCATAGCGCCTCAAAGTTGTGAGTTGCTGGCGAGGTGGTTTTACCGACTTAAGCCATGA
- the thpR gene encoding RNA 2',3'-cyclic phosphodiesterase — protein sequence MSLVRSFVAVDIEAQDVVRRVEEVQREVLRLGLDVKLVERENLHLTLRFLGEIPQSNVDAAIRALAQLRFSKFQIKLADVGVFPDLSRPRVLWIGVSQGVEKLTELADVVRRAVDRYAEHREDREFTPHLTIGRVKSGRNIDKLRELLGRYRGVEFGVVTVDKVKLKKSTLTPRGPIYSDLFVLTLT from the coding sequence ATGAGCCTCGTCAGATCCTTCGTGGCTGTGGACATCGAGGCGCAGGACGTAGTTAGGAGAGTTGAAGAGGTGCAGAGAGAGGTTTTGAGGCTCGGGCTAGACGTAAAGCTCGTAGAGCGGGAAAATTTACATCTGACTCTCCGCTTCCTCGGCGAGATTCCACAGAGCAATGTAGACGCCGCGATCCGCGCCTTGGCGCAGTTGAGGTTTAGCAAATTCCAGATTAAGTTGGCCGACGTGGGCGTCTTTCCAGATCTTTCAAGACCGCGGGTGTTGTGGATCGGCGTCTCACAGGGTGTTGAGAAGCTTACAGAGCTCGCGGATGTGGTGCGAAGGGCTGTTGATAGATATGCCGAACACCGCGAGGATAGGGAGTTCACCCCCCATTTGACAATAGGGCGTGTGAAGAGCGGGCGCAATATCGACAAGCTGAGGGAGTTGCTGGGGCGCTACCGGGGAGTTGAGTTTGGAGTAGTCACTGTAGACAAGGTCAAGCTGAAGAAGTCCACGCTTACGCCGAGAGGTCCTATTTATAGTGACTTATTTGTGTTAACACTTACGTGA
- the cca gene encoding CCA tRNA nucleotidyltransferase, which translates to MSSLEEVLLEAYKLVTPAPAEEAKIREVSQHVKSLVSRLVEEGGIDAEVDVYGSSARGTWLPGQRDIDIFVVLKDRSVKPEAVVQILTKRFTELGLRWTLRYAQHPYVSLQVESYEVDVVPCYKIQPGERPITAADRSPLHHRFLVEKLDKPRVLDVRLLKLFLKTIGIYGAEIRSEGFSGYLTELLIAYYGSFVETLEAASRWRPYRTYIAFTDTGTKFKAPLVVVDPVDPNRNAAAAVSLTSMSTFILAAKRFLKKPSLSYFQATHGELVSQLETVEVVFPYPDEPPDIVWGRYKRLGRGLYKWLRECGFRILRWGVESDEATHVSLVYVVEHVKLTPYVLHKGPPVYDEAVDAFIEKYVGEEVVGPFVQGSRVYVIKKRRYVDISECISKRLGVGRYDIRINAYSGDLVRKNPWIT; encoded by the coding sequence GTGAGTAGCTTAGAGGAGGTCCTCCTAGAGGCTTATAAACTGGTGACGCCGGCACCTGCGGAGGAGGCGAAGATTAGAGAAGTTTCTCAACATGTTAAGTCTCTGGTGTCCCGGCTCGTGGAGGAGGGGGGCATAGACGCCGAGGTAGATGTCTACGGGTCAAGCGCCCGCGGGACGTGGCTACCTGGCCAACGCGATATAGACATCTTTGTGGTTCTTAAAGATAGGTCGGTTAAGCCGGAGGCCGTGGTTCAAATCCTTACTAAACGCTTCACGGAGCTGGGGCTTAGGTGGACGCTGCGCTATGCGCAACATCCATACGTCTCGCTCCAGGTGGAGAGCTACGAGGTTGACGTGGTTCCGTGTTATAAAATACAGCCAGGAGAGAGGCCCATAACCGCCGCCGACAGATCCCCACTACACCACAGATTCCTAGTGGAGAAACTAGACAAGCCACGTGTCTTAGATGTGAGGTTGCTAAAGCTTTTTCTAAAAACAATTGGGATATACGGGGCCGAGATAAGGTCAGAGGGGTTCTCGGGTTATTTAACAGAACTACTCATAGCTTACTACGGCTCTTTTGTAGAGACCCTAGAAGCGGCGTCTCGCTGGAGGCCGTACCGCACATACATAGCGTTTACAGACACTGGTACAAAATTCAAGGCTCCTCTCGTCGTAGTAGATCCCGTGGATCCGAATAGAAATGCCGCGGCGGCCGTGTCTCTGACCTCGATGTCTACATTTATTCTGGCGGCTAAGCGGTTTCTCAAAAAGCCTTCACTCAGCTATTTCCAAGCTACACATGGGGAATTAGTGAGTCAGTTAGAGACTGTTGAGGTGGTGTTTCCATACCCCGACGAGCCTCCTGATATTGTATGGGGTAGGTACAAGAGGCTGGGACGGGGCCTCTATAAGTGGCTTAGGGAGTGCGGGTTTAGAATACTCCGCTGGGGTGTTGAAAGCGACGAGGCTACGCACGTCTCTCTGGTGTACGTAGTTGAGCATGTGAAGCTGACCCCCTATGTGCTACACAAGGGGCCGCCTGTATACGACGAGGCAGTAGACGCATTTATTGAAAAATATGTAGGCGAGGAGGTGGTGGGGCCCTTTGTGCAGGGCTCCAGAGTTTATGTAATTAAGAAAAGGCGCTATGTAGATATCTCGGAATGCATTTCCAAGAGGTTGGGCGTGGGTAGGTACGACATTAGGATCAACGCATACAGCGGCGATTTAGTGAGAAAAAACCCGTGGATTACTTAA
- a CDS encoding ARMT1-like domain-containing protein has product MWLDEANCKLCIITSRTGDLIRLRRPDRLPEILNELSQLLRLSSRSEAFSKSFQVVAKLVGDEDPYREYKARLAAIGKKVAEAVRLRLEQASWDLTTALRIAAAANIVDTSVLGYRPKKLEEAVWDLPAIEEYVALPNSVYYVLDNSGEAQIDLVVAEALERNGITPTFVVRSQPYEIDVLERDLSTYRVVVTPENISPVRWIRDGFLLAKGIANFEAYLEWGQTPALLLFRAKCDVLARVFGVQRNAPIIISGEKAKAIISLSQ; this is encoded by the coding sequence ATGTGGCTAGACGAGGCTAACTGCAAGCTTTGCATAATCACGTCTAGGACGGGGGACTTAATTAGGCTACGGAGACCCGACAGACTGCCGGAGATACTTAACGAACTTTCGCAGTTACTGCGGCTGAGTAGCAGAAGCGAGGCTTTTTCCAAAAGCTTCCAAGTCGTGGCAAAGCTTGTGGGCGATGAGGATCCCTACAGGGAGTACAAGGCGAGACTAGCCGCAATAGGCAAGAAAGTGGCGGAGGCTGTCAGGCTGAGGCTAGAGCAAGCCTCGTGGGATTTAACAACGGCTTTGAGAATAGCGGCGGCGGCCAACATAGTCGATACAAGCGTCTTGGGATATAGGCCGAAGAAATTAGAGGAGGCTGTGTGGGATCTGCCAGCAATCGAGGAGTATGTGGCGTTGCCTAACAGCGTCTACTATGTATTGGACAACTCCGGCGAGGCGCAGATAGATCTGGTGGTGGCCGAGGCGCTTGAAAGAAATGGAATTACGCCAACATTCGTAGTCCGCTCCCAGCCATATGAAATAGATGTATTGGAGAGAGATCTCTCGACATACAGAGTGGTCGTAACGCCTGAAAACATATCGCCTGTGAGATGGATAAGAGATGGCTTTCTACTAGCCAAGGGAATTGCCAATTTCGAAGCGTATCTAGAGTGGGGGCAGACGCCTGCGCTTTTGCTGTTCAGAGCTAAATGCGACGTCTTGGCCAGAGTCTTCGGCGTCCAGAGAAACGCCCCTATTATAATCAGCGGCGAGAAGGCAAAGGCGATTATTAGCCTGTCACAATAA
- a CDS encoding pyridoxal-phosphate-dependent aminotransferase family protein produces MKYLTPGPVQLPKFVVEAMAKQPPFHRGEEFKKLFKSVLEKLEALYQARPLVLPGTGTLAVDTMIYNYINPGEKVLALVYGEFGKRAVESAKIRGAEVVEVERDLPPAPDEVDDLLRRNRDVKAVLLIHNETSTGIAYKKLKELIDIVKAHGALLLVDSVSGFPAEPLPPGVDVVATASHKALLAPPGAAIIYTTTPPRYTTGVPPTMDLKKFIKMLEHLETPYTPPIPILFALDASLSYILELGERYTYIHKERVDYLYASVKLQPVPPADVRSFTVTTFICENPKEVMAKLRDAGYVVAGGMYKYRERSIRIGVMGDVSLDDLKRVAEVVNNVARRG; encoded by the coding sequence ATGAAGTACCTAACCCCTGGCCCCGTCCAGTTACCTAAATTTGTCGTAGAGGCTATGGCAAAGCAACCGCCATTTCACAGAGGTGAGGAGTTCAAAAAACTTTTCAAGTCGGTGCTGGAGAAGCTGGAGGCGTTATACCAAGCAAGACCCCTGGTGTTACCTGGTACGGGAACGCTGGCTGTTGATACAATGATTTACAATTATATAAATCCAGGTGAGAAAGTTCTAGCGCTGGTATATGGCGAGTTTGGCAAGAGGGCTGTGGAGAGTGCCAAAATTAGGGGCGCTGAGGTGGTGGAGGTGGAGCGCGATTTGCCGCCTGCGCCTGATGAGGTAGACGACTTATTACGCCGAAATAGAGACGTGAAGGCGGTGCTCCTCATACACAACGAGACTAGCACGGGTATTGCATATAAAAAACTCAAAGAGCTAATTGACATAGTTAAGGCGCACGGCGCCCTGTTGCTTGTGGACAGCGTATCGGGCTTTCCCGCTGAGCCTCTTCCGCCTGGGGTGGATGTGGTTGCCACGGCGTCTCACAAAGCCCTCCTGGCGCCTCCCGGCGCCGCAATAATATACACAACCACCCCGCCGAGATACACCACGGGAGTGCCGCCGACGATGGACTTAAAGAAGTTTATCAAAATGCTTGAGCACCTAGAGACGCCGTACACGCCGCCTATCCCAATCCTATTCGCGCTAGATGCCTCGCTTAGCTATATTCTAGAACTCGGCGAGAGGTACACGTATATACACAAGGAGAGGGTTGACTACCTCTACGCCTCTGTAAAGCTACAACCAGTGCCTCCGGCGGATGTGAGGAGCTTCACAGTTACGACATTTATATGTGAGAATCCAAAGGAGGTAATGGCTAAGTTGCGGGACGCTGGCTACGTTGTCGCTGGCGGCATGTACAAGTATCGGGAGCGATCAATACGCATAGGCGTAATGGGGGATGTGAGTCTTGACGATCTTAAGAGAGTAGCCGAGGTAGTCAATAATGTGGCTAGACGAGGCTAA
- a CDS encoding D-2-hydroxyacid dehydrogenase has product MSALIIDAVDAALVERLEKTGIRVDYRPGISREEVIKQVGSYNILIFRGRVKIDREVIDAGSKLKVLARYGVGLDNVDVEYAVKRGISVVSAPNAPSQSVAELTIGLILSVARRIPLLSSKVKAGEWPKGRYIGVEVAGRTIGVVGFGRIGKAVAQLARGLGMSVLASDVIDVSRDVEKLGGRQVPLEELLKLSDVVTIHVPLTPETYRLLNAERLSLLKDGAILINTSRGEVIDHEALLKHLDRLWGVGLDVLPEEPPRSQYLKQLISHEKVVVTPHVGSETYEAMRRLAEELANNIEEVVSRIKL; this is encoded by the coding sequence ATGTCTGCCCTTATAATAGATGCGGTAGACGCGGCGCTGGTGGAGAGACTTGAGAAGACAGGCATTAGAGTAGACTACAGGCCAGGGATTTCGAGAGAGGAGGTGATCAAGCAGGTAGGCAGTTATAACATACTTATCTTCAGAGGCCGGGTCAAGATAGATAGAGAGGTGATTGACGCTGGTAGCAAATTAAAGGTGCTCGCGAGATACGGCGTCGGCCTCGACAACGTCGACGTGGAATACGCTGTGAAAAGGGGGATTTCTGTAGTCAGCGCGCCCAACGCCCCCTCTCAGAGCGTCGCAGAGCTCACCATAGGCCTGATTCTCTCAGTCGCCCGGCGTATACCCCTCCTAAGTTCCAAGGTAAAGGCTGGCGAGTGGCCCAAGGGGAGATACATCGGGGTTGAGGTGGCTGGAAGGACCATCGGCGTGGTTGGATTCGGCAGAATAGGCAAAGCCGTTGCGCAGCTGGCCAGAGGCCTCGGCATGAGCGTATTAGCCAGCGATGTGATAGACGTTTCGAGAGACGTGGAGAAACTCGGCGGTAGGCAGGTGCCTCTCGAGGAGTTGCTTAAATTAAGCGACGTCGTGACGATCCACGTCCCTCTAACTCCCGAGACCTATCGGCTACTCAACGCCGAGAGGTTATCACTGTTAAAGGACGGCGCCATATTGATCAACACAAGTAGAGGCGAGGTGATAGATCACGAGGCTCTTCTCAAACATCTAGACAGGCTTTGGGGGGTAGGTCTAGACGTCTTGCCGGAGGAGCCCCCCAGGAGCCAGTACCTAAAACAGCTAATCAGCCACGAAAAAGTCGTGGTCACGCCTCATGTAGGGTCTGAGACGTACGAGGCGATGAGGAGACTCGCCGAGGAGCTCGCCAATAATATAGAAGAGGTTGTGTCGAGAATTAAGCTATGA